A stretch of Brassica napus cultivar Da-Ae chromosome C6, Da-Ae, whole genome shotgun sequence DNA encodes these proteins:
- the LOC106402349 gene encoding GTP-binding protein 4-like isoform X2, which yields MNPKPFRSSSVISESTTQMVQGVTMPCTSFLRNTMKLASSLFPNQWRLLASSPQLYLQSFIFSSASTSKSPTLRQYRNLQTAVSPVVTSSYLPTSYITQKQIETPTSPEKQGAPVQESLGAFQKLPMVMPSIDLYSSALRKSKRVQPTKGIANIAKRERNRGAKQLDAFMKELALPLKGYMESFPRRRLLHPYERSLIELTLGDGKYEEVLGKVDALRKKVLSVGKEHASLCAKALSKREAEDRLSEGVEKLELVFQQEGRAVDDLLSIAKVLRAMPVVDLEMPTLCLVGAPNVGKSSLVRILSTGKPEICNYPFTTRGILMGHVILNYQRFQVTDTPGLLRRCDEDRNNLEKLTLAVLTHLPTAVLYVHDLTGECGTSPSDQFRIYKEIKERFKDYLWIDVVSKCDLLGGGSPVIYAKEDRSNDEEEIIKYRETGPDESFHVSVKTEQGLSELKSKVKEVLSNEMEKIKSGVGVDPSVASS from the exons ATGAACCCAAAACCATTCCGGTCCAGTTCGGTTATCTCTGAATCCACAACTCAAATGGTGCAAGGCGTGACAATGCCTTGTACAAGCTTTCTCAGAAACACGATGAAATTGGCGTCGAGCTTGTTTCCCAATCAATGGCGACTCTTAGCATCATCACCACAGCTTTATCTACAATCTTTCATCTTCTCGTCAG CCTCCACTTCAAAGTCTCCAACTTTGCGTCAATATCGGAATCTTCAGACAGCTGTTTCTCCAGTCGTCACTTCGAGTTACTTGCCCACTTCCTACATCACTCAGAAGCAGATTGAAACCCCTACCTCCCCG GAAAAGCAAGGGGCTCCAGTGCAGGAGAGTTTGGGGGCTTTTCAAAAACTCCCCATGGTGATGCCATCTATTGATTTGTACTCTTCTGCTCTCAGGAAGTCCAAAAGAGTCCAACCAACTAAAG GCATAGCTAATATTGCAAAGAGGGAAAGAAACAGAGGTGCTAAACAGCTTGATGCATTCATGAAA GAACTGGCTTTACCTTTAAAAGGATACATGGAGAGTTTTCCAAGGAGGAGACTGTTGCATCCTTATGAGCGGTCTCTTATTGAGTTGACACTTGGTGATGGAAAATACGAGGAG GTGTTAGGAAAAGTTGATGCTCTGAGGAAGAAGGTGTTGTCTGTTGGAAAGGAACATGCTTCTCTCTGTGCTAAG GCATTATCAAAGCGAGAAGCAGAGGATCGGTTGAGCGAAGGTGTGGAGAAGCTTGAATTGGTCTTCCAGCAAGAAGGAAGAGCTGTTGATGATTTGTTAAGCATAGCAAAG GTTTTGAGGGCTATGCCAGTTGTTGACTTGGAAATGCCAACCCTTTGCCTTGTCGGAGCACCAAACGTGGGGAAATCATCGTTGGTTCGCATTCTTTCAACAGGGAAGCCAGAG ATTTGCAACTATCCTTTCACAACCAGAGGGATTCTGATGGGCCATGTCATTTTGAACTACCAACGGTTTCAG GTGACAGACACCCCTGGACTTCTCAGGAGATGTGATG AGGATAGGAACAATCTAGAGAAGCTAACTCTTGCTGTACTCACTCATCTTCCAACCGCGGTTCTATATGTTCATGATCTTACTGGAGAGTGTGGGACTTCACCTTCTGACCAG tttaggatatataaagaaataaaagaaaggtTTAAGGATTACCTGTGGATTGATGTTGTGTCCAAATGCGACCTGCTTGGAGGCGGCTCTCCGGTGATTTATGCCAAAGAAGATAGAAgcaatgatgaagaagaaatcaTTAAGTACAGGGAAACAGGGCCTGATGAATCATTTCATGTCTCAGTGAAAACAGAACAAGGTCTCAGTGAG CTAAAGAGCAAAGTAAAGGAAGTGCTGAGTAATGAGATGGAGAAGATCAAAAGTGGAGTGGGAGTTGATCCAAGTGTTGCTAGTTCTTAG
- the LOC106402349 gene encoding GTP-binding protein 4-like isoform X1: MNPKPFRSSSVISESTTQMVQGVTMPCTSFLRNTMKLASSLFPNQWRLLASSPQLYLQSFIFSSASTSKSPTLRQYRNLQTAVSPVVTSSYLPTSYITQKQIETPTSPEKQGAPVQESLGAFQKLPMVMPSIDLYSSALRKSKRVQPTKGIANIAKRERNRGAKQLDAFMKELALPLKGYMESFPRRRLLHPYERSLIELTLGDGKYEEVSLLCVLGKVDALRKKVLSVGKEHASLCAKALSKREAEDRLSEGVEKLELVFQQEGRAVDDLLSIAKVLRAMPVVDLEMPTLCLVGAPNVGKSSLVRILSTGKPEICNYPFTTRGILMGHVILNYQRFQVTDTPGLLRRCDEDRNNLEKLTLAVLTHLPTAVLYVHDLTGECGTSPSDQFRIYKEIKERFKDYLWIDVVSKCDLLGGGSPVIYAKEDRSNDEEEIIKYRETGPDESFHVSVKTEQGLSELKSKVKEVLSNEMEKIKSGVGVDPSVASS, from the exons ATGAACCCAAAACCATTCCGGTCCAGTTCGGTTATCTCTGAATCCACAACTCAAATGGTGCAAGGCGTGACAATGCCTTGTACAAGCTTTCTCAGAAACACGATGAAATTGGCGTCGAGCTTGTTTCCCAATCAATGGCGACTCTTAGCATCATCACCACAGCTTTATCTACAATCTTTCATCTTCTCGTCAG CCTCCACTTCAAAGTCTCCAACTTTGCGTCAATATCGGAATCTTCAGACAGCTGTTTCTCCAGTCGTCACTTCGAGTTACTTGCCCACTTCCTACATCACTCAGAAGCAGATTGAAACCCCTACCTCCCCG GAAAAGCAAGGGGCTCCAGTGCAGGAGAGTTTGGGGGCTTTTCAAAAACTCCCCATGGTGATGCCATCTATTGATTTGTACTCTTCTGCTCTCAGGAAGTCCAAAAGAGTCCAACCAACTAAAG GCATAGCTAATATTGCAAAGAGGGAAAGAAACAGAGGTGCTAAACAGCTTGATGCATTCATGAAA GAACTGGCTTTACCTTTAAAAGGATACATGGAGAGTTTTCCAAGGAGGAGACTGTTGCATCCTTATGAGCGGTCTCTTATTGAGTTGACACTTGGTGATGGAAAATACGAGGAGGTATCTCTATTATGC GTGTTAGGAAAAGTTGATGCTCTGAGGAAGAAGGTGTTGTCTGTTGGAAAGGAACATGCTTCTCTCTGTGCTAAG GCATTATCAAAGCGAGAAGCAGAGGATCGGTTGAGCGAAGGTGTGGAGAAGCTTGAATTGGTCTTCCAGCAAGAAGGAAGAGCTGTTGATGATTTGTTAAGCATAGCAAAG GTTTTGAGGGCTATGCCAGTTGTTGACTTGGAAATGCCAACCCTTTGCCTTGTCGGAGCACCAAACGTGGGGAAATCATCGTTGGTTCGCATTCTTTCAACAGGGAAGCCAGAG ATTTGCAACTATCCTTTCACAACCAGAGGGATTCTGATGGGCCATGTCATTTTGAACTACCAACGGTTTCAG GTGACAGACACCCCTGGACTTCTCAGGAGATGTGATG AGGATAGGAACAATCTAGAGAAGCTAACTCTTGCTGTACTCACTCATCTTCCAACCGCGGTTCTATATGTTCATGATCTTACTGGAGAGTGTGGGACTTCACCTTCTGACCAG tttaggatatataaagaaataaaagaaaggtTTAAGGATTACCTGTGGATTGATGTTGTGTCCAAATGCGACCTGCTTGGAGGCGGCTCTCCGGTGATTTATGCCAAAGAAGATAGAAgcaatgatgaagaagaaatcaTTAAGTACAGGGAAACAGGGCCTGATGAATCATTTCATGTCTCAGTGAAAACAGAACAAGGTCTCAGTGAG CTAAAGAGCAAAGTAAAGGAAGTGCTGAGTAATGAGATGGAGAAGATCAAAAGTGGAGTGGGAGTTGATCCAAGTGTTGCTAGTTCTTAG
- the LOC106402349 gene encoding GTP-binding protein 4-like isoform X3, with product MATLSIITTALSTIFHLLSPTLRQYRNLQTAVSPVVTSSYLPTSYITQKQIETPTSPEKQGAPVQESLGAFQKLPMVMPSIDLYSSALRKSKRVQPTKGIANIAKRERNRGAKQLDAFMKELALPLKGYMESFPRRRLLHPYERSLIELTLGDGKYEEVLGKVDALRKKVLSVGKEHASLCAKALSKREAEDRLSEGVEKLELVFQQEGRAVDDLLSIAKVLRAMPVVDLEMPTLCLVGAPNVGKSSLVRILSTGKPEICNYPFTTRGILMGHVILNYQRFQVTDTPGLLRRCDEDRNNLEKLTLAVLTHLPTAVLYVHDLTGECGTSPSDQFRIYKEIKERFKDYLWIDVVSKCDLLGGGSPVIYAKEDRSNDEEEIIKYRETGPDESFHVSVKTEQGLSELKSKVKEVLSNEMEKIKSGVGVDPSVASS from the exons ATGGCGACTCTTAGCATCATCACCACAGCTTTATCTACAATCTTTCATCTTCTC TCTCCAACTTTGCGTCAATATCGGAATCTTCAGACAGCTGTTTCTCCAGTCGTCACTTCGAGTTACTTGCCCACTTCCTACATCACTCAGAAGCAGATTGAAACCCCTACCTCCCCG GAAAAGCAAGGGGCTCCAGTGCAGGAGAGTTTGGGGGCTTTTCAAAAACTCCCCATGGTGATGCCATCTATTGATTTGTACTCTTCTGCTCTCAGGAAGTCCAAAAGAGTCCAACCAACTAAAG GCATAGCTAATATTGCAAAGAGGGAAAGAAACAGAGGTGCTAAACAGCTTGATGCATTCATGAAA GAACTGGCTTTACCTTTAAAAGGATACATGGAGAGTTTTCCAAGGAGGAGACTGTTGCATCCTTATGAGCGGTCTCTTATTGAGTTGACACTTGGTGATGGAAAATACGAGGAG GTGTTAGGAAAAGTTGATGCTCTGAGGAAGAAGGTGTTGTCTGTTGGAAAGGAACATGCTTCTCTCTGTGCTAAG GCATTATCAAAGCGAGAAGCAGAGGATCGGTTGAGCGAAGGTGTGGAGAAGCTTGAATTGGTCTTCCAGCAAGAAGGAAGAGCTGTTGATGATTTGTTAAGCATAGCAAAG GTTTTGAGGGCTATGCCAGTTGTTGACTTGGAAATGCCAACCCTTTGCCTTGTCGGAGCACCAAACGTGGGGAAATCATCGTTGGTTCGCATTCTTTCAACAGGGAAGCCAGAG ATTTGCAACTATCCTTTCACAACCAGAGGGATTCTGATGGGCCATGTCATTTTGAACTACCAACGGTTTCAG GTGACAGACACCCCTGGACTTCTCAGGAGATGTGATG AGGATAGGAACAATCTAGAGAAGCTAACTCTTGCTGTACTCACTCATCTTCCAACCGCGGTTCTATATGTTCATGATCTTACTGGAGAGTGTGGGACTTCACCTTCTGACCAG tttaggatatataaagaaataaaagaaaggtTTAAGGATTACCTGTGGATTGATGTTGTGTCCAAATGCGACCTGCTTGGAGGCGGCTCTCCGGTGATTTATGCCAAAGAAGATAGAAgcaatgatgaagaagaaatcaTTAAGTACAGGGAAACAGGGCCTGATGAATCATTTCATGTCTCAGTGAAAACAGAACAAGGTCTCAGTGAG CTAAAGAGCAAAGTAAAGGAAGTGCTGAGTAATGAGATGGAGAAGATCAAAAGTGGAGTGGGAGTTGATCCAAGTGTTGCTAGTTCTTAG